The Musa acuminata AAA Group cultivar baxijiao chromosome BXJ2-5, Cavendish_Baxijiao_AAA, whole genome shotgun sequence genomic interval TTGTCGGCTTTTATCATGTTCCAATAATCTTTCTGTTGCAGGTTCACTCAATTTCCTTGATATAACTCGTATCCAGTTGCTGGTTTGTAGAAGTTGATTTGTGCTTAGTGTTCGTACTTTATTTTTGTCACAGAGTGCTGGGTATTTAATACTACATATCCTTGCCAATGACTGAAGAGGCAACAGAGAAGGTTACTGTCTCCATAACCCCTGAGATATTCAAACCTAAAAGTTCTGTAAGGAGATTATCAATGgggaaaacaaaaacaagaacttCACCATGTTCTCCAGAAAGTGAGGAAAAGCCTGTTCCCCATTACCTTAGAACTTCTACAGGTTCTTGCCATGACTTCTGCAAGTATGGAATAAAGCATGATCTTGAAGCTAAGAAAAGGCGGCCTGCTCGTCAAATATTCTTAGCCAATAAAGAGATGCCTGATGATGAGAATAATCAAGTGAATGCTGCGGCTCAGCAAGACAGGAGAAAGAAAGTAAGCCATAAGATAGTGGTTTCTCAGGAAAAAGAACAACGCACTAAAAAATCTGAGGTAATTAAACAGAATGACCTGCCACCTGAGAAGATAATTCAGCTTTGTGACTCACTTACAAATTTGGCAGAAGGATCAGCTGAAAAGTATTCAAATATGAAGTTTAGTTTCCCTTCAACTGACCAGATGATTGATTCATTTCTTGGGCATTCACCTGCAAATCAATCTGATAATTCAACAGAGGAATCAACAAACATCAAGCTAATGACCCTGTCATCCGTCTCAACAATCAATGAATTTGATGAGCATAAACCAACTAAATCGTCTGAAGTATTGTCTGAGAAGACTGTAAGCATCAAGCTTGATCAGACAGCAACTCAGAATGGTGATGACTCTACTGAGCTTGCACCGATAGAAGGATCATCTGCAGAACCTGTTATGGTAAAGCATATGGTTACAGCATCAACCCAACATATCAGGGATTCAGCCCTGCATACAACTGTGATGGAAGACACTGAATTTGCTGAGCATGTAACAACCAGTAGGCCAGACGCATCACCAGATAAATCTACAGAATTACCCAGATCATCCAATTTACCCCCAAACATGAAACCTAAGAAATACAAGGATGTATCATCTGCTTGGAACGGACTTGCCAATGGTGCAGCAGGATGTACTGGGGAAGATTCAACCATGAAACGGAAAGCAACATTATCCACTGTACCTGCTACAGGCTCACCTCTATATCAGGAGGAAGAATTATCTAACCAAGGAAAACAGGTAATTAGTTCTAGTGTAGGTTCCGAAGCAAGCAGAGATGTGAACAAGCTCAAGAGAGGAAACAAAATTATTGGTATCTCTCACCGACCTAAAGTCATCAGACAAGGAAAGATTGATCTATCTGGGGTACCAAATGGCAAGACTGCACCAAATGTATGGAAAACAGTATCTTCTGTCAAGCCAGAGGCTGAACAGAGGATCATATCTGTAACACCTAGAGTAGTCAAGGAAAAAGCTTTATCAGCTAGTAAGAATGTCGATGCATCTCCTGAACGTGCAACCTCCATGAGAATCAAGAATCTATCATTTAAAACTATATCCCGATTGACTTCTTCAGGGGGACTAGCTCGAAGGAACAACGAGAGAATAATCAAGTTTTCAAGTCAATCAGACAGAAAAGAGAAAGTACTGGAACCATCATTATCCTCTCCGTCCATGAAACCTCATACTAGTAGAGTCTCAACCACAAAGCCAAGGATGTATAGGAATGTGGGCACTGCCTCCCAAGTGAAAAATCAAACACGAGCTGGAAAGTTGGGAATGAAGAAAGAGACTTTGAATGTCCGTGAGGCAACACCGGAGAAAATAAATCTCAAAACTATGAAGCAAGATCTGAGGAAGAACAAATCACATCCATCAGATGAGAAAGATCTTGACTCTGGTTCTAAACTTGGTGAAGTTTTACGAGAAGCGGTAACGCAGAGATTTCCCACTGTTATTTCAAAGGGTGAAATTCAGAGGAAACATAGAAGAACTGCAAGTGTTCACTCGGAAGATAAAATTTCCGCATCCCACAAATTAAAATTCAACAGAGGTAAGGTAGTCAGCCTGCAACATGAGAGCAATGCTCCAAGAATACTCAGATTCAGGCGGGCTAGAACAGCAAATAACATCCAAAATGCTAAAGGAGATGTATACACAAAAGGCTACAAAAGCAAGACAGGGCCAAGTGGTGCAGACTCAAATTCTCCTATGTCAAAAGCACCTACTGTTGTTTTAAGACATCAAGATGCGCAGGAAAAGAAGGATACCCAAGGTTTGTTAAACCAGGTGATTGAGGAAACTGCTAGTAAACTTGTGGAGACCAGGAAGAGCAAGGTGAAGGCCCTGGTTGGTGCTTTTGAAACCGTCATTTCTCTCCAAGACAGCAAAGCAGCTCCCCATGCTGTTCCATGAATACGTTCTGTTGCTTTGTCTTAAGGATCGGTTCCCATATAATAGTTTCTTCTGTGGCATCGGATATTTTTGGGGATTGGATTGCACAAATACCACGCCAACATATTGAAAGGTTTTCTAATTTCAACGTGAACAAAGTTGAGTATGAGATTGAAAGGGTAACATCTTTGCAGGGATTGTTTTGTGATGCTGTATTGTTCATAGTGATTTTGTCTCTTATTTCCCTACTCGGggaatatatgtttttttttcttttccatacTCTGTCATAAGCTTTGTTAATGATACGCACATTTTGGAGTGGTTGAACAATAAATACATTGTGTATTCTTTTGTTCATTTTCTTCCAAATCTCTCTTTCTTGTCTGTACTTGTGTTTGGCCAAAGATATCAAGAATGTATGGAGTTGTAAGTGTGCAGACACTTCGTGCTGATTTCTTAGCTTTAGTTGAGTTTGCAAAGGGTCGTGGTTCTCTTTCAACCGAGTGCTCTTGCTCTTCTTTATCTTCCAAGTTCATAAATGATATTATCTTGAGGATCACATAATTCATAGATGACTTGGAGTGATGTTGAGAATAATAAGAGCTGTTCCTGTGTTCTGTTAAGGACATTAAAGGATGACATGTTTAGCCACCAGGGAGACAAGCCCTAAAAAGCAGAAATGACTCTCCAGATACTTACAGATATGATGATTCTAAGTTCCATGTGCTGATCTCTGATATCAATCCTATAATGAGGCAAAGAAAAAGACATCTAACAACTGTCctatatgttcttttctttttctaattatatgtttgaggttttttttttttgtgtgtggggGAAAAGGTAAATGCTGTGGTATCTTGTGATAAATTATTCTTCTTCCCATCTTTTATGGAaggaacaaagaagaagaaaaaaattgatgaTTTATAGTCTACATTGAACAAAGGAATAGAGCAATTTAGATCAACCTCATAAAGAGGAAGGCAGGCTGAATAGACTGCATCCAACCTTGGTGGCTGGTAGTCTTCAATCAATCCATAAGAATTTGAAATCTCAACTAGTTTCTTGGTCCCCTGTCAATTGTGTCATTTTGGTCCATGGTCAGCCTCCACCACAGTTTTTGGACTTGTTCCATCTGGTTTCCCTGTATGAATTCCACAAATTGTCCCTGGTCAGCCTCCACCACAGCTTTTGGACATCTTCCATCTGGTTTCCCTGTCTGAATTCCACAAATCACTAAATGTTACAGATCCATCTATTTTGTTGCTCCTAGAAAAAGAGAGCAAGTCTTTGTTGTCAACCCCCTCCCCAACTGGTTGAAAGCAGGCATTTTTTGACCCTAGGAACCTTGATTTGTATCCCATCACACACAAGAACATGATTATAATTTAATTATCAGTCATTAAAACTGTTATTTctcaatgaagaaaaaaaaaaacatatatactccATGCATTTGAATCATTAAAAaaacacactttttttttttgtttttgctgtCATGGCTGCCTTTGGAGAAGACTTTTCTCCTGACTTTGATTTTTGTGCTCTTCTTTCACCAGTCATGGCTGGAATATATCAAAAAGAATCGACCATTGACATAGAATTCAACTGCTTAGGACTTTGGGTCGGAAACAAAGGTTTGATTCTTGTGATAATCCATTGAATATCGAGGCAACAAAGGAATGAAGAGTCCAAATTTTGAATATACGTCAGCTACTTTGACCTTGATCGCCTTGCATATGGCCTCCCAATTATTGATAGTTCATCATGATCGAACAAATCCACATGATATATCAAGCAGCTAAGAACTCGTGACGAGGAACAGACCATCCGTTCTATGACCTCCATGCTCTGCTTTTTATCGGTCGAAGCTGCTCCACCAGAAAAGAGAAGTCACTGGAAAGTGGAATCCTTGGCAGGAATGACATGCATATCATCCGATCATGAACGAGAGATTGGGTGGAGTTTGCTGGACCTATTCCCACAGTTCAATAATGCTCGATGAGTGTGCCTCTATATGCcaacacaaaaacaaaaatagAAGAGGAAAACTATAGCTTTTGGATGATACATGCTGCCTACTAAAAGTAGCTCCAAAGTTGCCCAACTGTTCTCTTTGGTCAACCGTCACCGAATTGAAAGGAACCTAACATCATCCAATGTGAGCCTTCTTATCATGTTTTTAGATCCATCCTTTTCCCCTTTGTGGAGTGTGTATGTGcatatgtttcttttttctgTCCCTGAGGTGATGACTCCAGAGCTATCCAACTGTTCCCCTCCGGGAAAACTATTAGCCAAGTGCAGGTGACCTTTTGACATCATCGTCCACTGCGATCCTTTTCTCGCGTCTCGAATCTACCCATTcttttatatgtttatatataaatatttctcTGCTCGCTGGTTAGGGACAGCTTAGGATATGCAAGTAATTACTGTAGTCCACGAAACATTAGGGACAGAGAATTTGCTTTCTTTTATTATGTATGTTCTTGTCTTGAGATCTACTTACTTTAAGATGTTCCATGGGAAGCTAGTGGAGCAAGCATGCATATCTAGTGATGGTATTTATTGGGATAGCTTCGAACTGGACCAGCGCAAAAAGATAGCTTAAATCTGGCGCTAAATCAACCGAATCTAATTCGAGTTGACGAAATCTGACCCATCTCACGCGCCGAGATTTCACCTGTCGGGATTCGTTGGAGAAACCAGCGAGGATAAGAGAAGCCAAGCCCTCATCAAGAGGAAAGGCTGCGGCTTTGGCACCGGAAAAAGCTGTTCTCGTTCATGCGAGGATCTCCGTTGGTGTAGCAGCTGGAGACCCTGGTTAACTGTGTTACAGGTTTGGTACGAGGTCTTTCTTTCGATTTCTTCGAGTCGTTTACTCAAAGATCTTAGCTTTAGCTGTTGTTCGATCGGTGTCTAAGATACGGAAGAGATGTTCGATCTAATGGTTTCTCATTTCTTCAAGCTCTTCTCTTCTGTCTGAAGAGATGGAAATTTCTGGCAAAATTCCCACTTTACTATGTCGATTTTGATGCGGTTTCGTATGTCCGATTCCAATCTTTTTGTCTTAATTGTTCCTGGAATTCGATCTCTAAGATGGAAGATGAATAAAATGTTCACCTTGTTTCTCTTTTAGATTTTTCGCTTGTTTTTGATCTGCATTAAAAGTTGTGTGTTTGTGTATGAGAAGATCATCGAATTCTAAGATTGGCTTCGATGACAAGCATTTGGCCACCCATTCTTTCTGCTGATAAAAATTGGTCCTTGGAGCTTCAGACATACTCTATCtatgttctttctttttattgtaGTTCATCTTAGGCCCCAAGCAAAGAATGCAAGGTAGTTCTTCTTAACACTGTACCGTAAACAAAGTGTGGCCAGCTCTTCTTTGGGAAATCGATGAACAGTAGAGATGTTATCGTATTCAATTTACGTGTTTTGGATTCTATGCTTCGAGAAGATGATTAATCTGTTCTTCATATGAGCTCTTCAGCTTCTTTGACCGGAGCATCAAATCGTTGGAGCCGGAGGAATGATTTTACAGCTCGTGTTGCTTGTACTCTGTTCCATCGGTCGAGCTCTCTCTGAAGAATCCCCAGATGTAACGATCATAGTCAAAGGATCTGATCTAGCTGCTGAGACTGATGATACTTTTGTCTGTGCAACTCTTGATTGGTGGCCTCATGACAAGTGTAACTATAATCAATGTCCATGGGGACAATCTTCGGTTCTGAATCtggtaatatatattttttgtcgaGATAGTCTAGTCAGCAAGAACATCTGGTTTATTTGCACTCTgcaaaaaatactaaaaaatattttGGTTCCATGGTTTTTCAGGACTTATCGCATCCTTTCCTAGCTAATGCCATCCAAGGTAACCATTCTTTGTTTTGCTTCTCAGtttgtttcataatttttattatagcacgtaaaaaatcttaattattatagttgcaTTATCACATCATGCtaggaggatgatgatgatgatcaccaCTTGCGTCCTAAAATTGTGTCGCAAACTGCTAAGAACCACCAATAGGACTATCTATCTGAGCTGTTTGCCATGTGATTATGTTCCTCATTTTGAGTTTTTGTTTGCAAAATTTCAGCTTTTGATCGTTTGCGGATACGAGTTGGAGGCTCCTTACAAGACCAAGTTGTGTATGGCGTGCCAAGTTTAGAGTATCCATGCCTTCCTTTTTCCAAGATGAGTGGTGGCTTGTTTGGTTTTTCTAAAGCTTGCTTGAGCATAGAAAGGTGGGACGAGCTAAACCTTCTTTTTCAGAAGACGGGGTAGGTTTGTGAAGAAGTCTCTGTTTTGCTTCCTGCTGTTAGGTTATTCATGCTCAATTGAGATGAATCCGAGTAGACAATGAATATGGATCAAAAACTTTATCGCGGATTATCTGTTTGAACTACTTTGCATCAGCTGCTGAAGCCATCAGAATTAAAATGTTGCATGCTATTTCCATACCTGTTGAGTTCATTAGCGCCGTGAGAGCTAATTTAGTTTCTGTGATTCAGTCTACCTATGTTTGACTTGGATGCTCCTATGTTTGACTTTGATGGGTTAAATAAGACCATGCACTGGGCTCCTACGATGAAAATAAACTCGGAAGTGAAAAGCGCCATAAGATGTTAGTCCCTCCTAAAACTAAATAGACAGGTGTGAAGCATGCAAAATAACAAAGTAATCTACATAAAAAGGCTAGCTACATAAGCAATTGGTATTTGTCATAGTTGCTTTACTCGATGGCTATATCTTGATATAACATGTGAGAAATCATTGATATTAACAGATATTTGAGTTATATGTGCATAAGTAATTCTAACATTCCATACCATCTTTTATCACCAAAAAATAGCCCTTTAAAAAGAACAATATGCATTTTCTTGTTATCTGAACTATAAATTGGCCATGACTATGCAACATAAGTCTTAATTTTGTGATTGCAGAGCGATTATCACATTTGGTCTGAATGCACTACGTGGGAGGCACCGTGTACACAACGTTCTGTGGGCAGGTGATTGGAACTCCACAAATACTCGGGATTTCATTGAGTACACAATCTCAAAAGGATACGAGGTTGATTCATGGGAATTCGGTAAGTCTTTTCCCATACTATTTTTTCAGCTAGAAAAATCCAACCGACCAAAACTCAAAGGCGGGTTGCTTGATGCTTCAGGAAATGAATTGAGTGGAAGAGGTATCGACGCAAGAGTTAGTGCTGAACAATATGCAAAAGATTTGGTTGTCCTTAGAGCTCTTCTTAAGGAGTTATATGAAGATTCAAACACGCAACCGATGCTAGTTGCTCCTGGAGGATTCTTTGATCAGCAATGGTATGCTCAGCTTCTACAGGATTCAGGTCTGGGTGTTGTCAACGTCATGACACATCATATATACAATCTTGGTGGAGGTGAGTGTAGAAATGTGATACTTCAAATGTAGAAAACAACATCTTTCGAGGAAATTTTCTTTTATGACGTAAGATGCATTAACATGTTATCCAAAGAGAGACGAAAAGGAAATAAATCTGGTTAATCATTTTGTCCTCTATTCCGGTTAAAAATAACCCTTGATATATATCAGGTGAAATAACAGAAATCAAATTAGATAACTGCTACTCCCAATTATTATCTTACCAGAAATAAGAGATCCAGCTCCTTTTGACTTTTTATTTATATGTAAGATTTGTATGcccattcttttttcttcttctatcttGTGAATAGTAATTCCAGCTAAAAATTACATTTTCATGCTTTTGTACTCGTCAACACCAGTATCCTTTGCTGACTCCTTATAATACAAAGTCCTATCGTATTCAAGAGGTTACTAAACTTATTCCAGCAACAGATTCCAGTGGCAAACTAAGAATTCTCATCGTACCTTTTGATACAATCGTTATGGTTTTAGACAGTGCAAATATAGCTGCTGTCTATAATATCTAATTTTCATATCTCGCAGTATGGAAGAAGCAAAGTGCACAACTTCAGTTCATCTGTTGTTTCTTCAGGAGAAAAGTTCCAGATTCAATATTCATTTTTAGAGTTCATATTTGCAATGATGCCATTGCGAACGGTAGATATGCAAGAAAGAACTGATAGAAATACAACACGACCTCATTGTT includes:
- the LOC135612005 gene encoding uncharacterized protein LOC135612005, whose amino-acid sequence is MTEEATEKVTVSITPEIFKPKSSVRRLSMGKTKTRTSPCSPESEEKPVPHYLRTSTGSCHDFCKYGIKHDLEAKKRRPARQIFLANKEMPDDENNQVNAAAQQDRRKKVSHKIVVSQEKEQRTKKSEVIKQNDLPPEKIIQLCDSLTNLAEGSAEKYSNMKFSFPSTDQMIDSFLGHSPANQSDNSTEESTNIKLMTLSSVSTINEFDEHKPTKSSEVLSEKTVSIKLDQTATQNGDDSTELAPIEGSSAEPVMVKHMVTASTQHIRDSALHTTVMEDTEFAEHVTTSRPDASPDKSTELPRSSNLPPNMKPKKYKDVSSAWNGLANGAAGCTGEDSTMKRKATLSTVPATGSPLYQEEELSNQGKQVISSSVGSEASRDVNKLKRGNKIIGISHRPKVIRQGKIDLSGVPNGKTAPNVWKTVSSVKPEAEQRIISVTPRVVKEKALSASKNVDASPERATSMRIKNLSFKTISRLTSSGGLARRNNERIIKFSSQSDRKEKVLEPSLSSPSMKPHTSRVSTTKPRMYRNVGTASQVKNQTRAGKLGMKKETLNVREATPEKINLKTMKQDLRKNKSHPSDEKDLDSGSKLGEVLREAVTQRFPTVISKGEIQRKHRRTASVHSEDKISASHKLKFNRGKVVSLQHESNAPRILRFRRARTANNIQNAKGDVYTKGYKSKTGPSGADSNSPMSKAPTVVLRHQDAQEKKDTQGLLNQVIEETASKLVETRKSKVKALVGAFETVISLQDSKAAPHAVP
- the LOC103983605 gene encoding heparanase-like protein 1, with the protein product MILQLVLLVLCSIGRALSEESPDVTIIVKGSDLAAETDDTFVCATLDWWPHDKCNYNQCPWGQSSVLNLDLSHPFLANAIQAFDRLRIRVGGSLQDQVVYGVPSLEYPCLPFSKMSGGLFGFSKACLSIERWDELNLLFQKTGAIITFGLNALRGRHRVHNVLWAGDWNSTNTRDFIEYTISKGYEVDSWEFGNELSGRGIDARVSAEQYAKDLVVLRALLKELYEDSNTQPMLVAPGGFFDQQWYAQLLQDSGLGVVNVMTHHIYNLGGGDDSHIESKIMDPQYLSRVADTFRNLQLTIERHGPWSSAWVGEAGGAFNSGSRLVSNTFLNSFWYLDQLGMASKYNTKVYCRQTLIGGNYGLLDTNTFIPNPDYYSALLWHRLMGKGVLSVDISGSSYLRAYAHCRKGKAGISLVLINLSKSTKFSVTVRNDLNVILAEGEGIHKENSFIHGLKRTFSWVGKKASDESEKREEYHLTGKDDNHLSRTVLLNGTPLELTEDGDIPPLDPVHVPTNSPVDVSPLSIAFVVFPNFEAQACA